Proteins encoded within one genomic window of Calypte anna isolate BGI_N300 unplaced genomic scaffold, bCalAnn1_v1.p scaffold_86_arrow_ctg1, whole genome shotgun sequence:
- the SELENOI gene encoding ethanolaminephosphotransferase 1 isoform X1: MEYVSAEQLAGFSKYKYSAVDSNPLSLYIMHPFWNTIVKIFPTWLAPNLITFSGFLLLVFNFFLMAYFDPDFYASAPDHQHVPNTVWVIVGILNFMAYTLDGVDGKQARRTNSSTPLGELFDHGLDSWACVFFVVTVYSTFGRGSTGVSVFVLYLLLWVVLFSFILSHWEKYNTGILFLPWGYDISQVTISIVYIVTAIVGVEAWYAPFLFNFLYRDLFTAMIIACALTVTLPMSLYNFYKAYKNNTLKHHSLYEIMLPLVSPVLLFLLSTTWIFMSPTDILEVHPRLFYFMVGTAFANISCQLIVCQMSSTRCQPLNWMLLPIAAVLLLVVSGLVPNSETLLLHLLTALLTLAHIHYGVVVVSQLSRHFNIRPFSLKKPTPDULGAEEEQRGLRAGADL, encoded by the exons TACAGCGCCGTGGACAGCAACCCCCTGTCCCTGTACATCATGCACCCCTTCTGGAACACCATAGTGAAG ATCTTCCCTACCTGGCTGGCCCCAAATTTGATCACGTTCTCTGGCTTCCTCCTGCTTGTCTTCAACTTCTTCCTCATGGCATACTTCGACCCTGACTTTTATGCTTCTG CTCCTGATCACCAGCACGTTCCAAACACAGTGTGGGTCATTGTGGGCATCCTCAACTTCATGGCCTACACCTTAG ATGGGGTTGATGGGAAGCAGGCTCGGCGCACCAACTCCAGCACCCCTCTGGGAGAGCTCTTTGACCACGGCCTGGACAGCTGGGCCTGTGTCTTCTTTGTGGTGACAGTCTACTCCACCTTTGGACGAGGCTCCACGGGCGTCAGCGTCTTCGTTCTCTACCTCCTCTTATGGGTGGTCTTGTTTTCATTCATCCTCTCCCACTGGGAGAAATATAACACAGGGATTCTCTTCCTGCCCTGGGGATATGACATCAGCCAGGTG ACCATTTCAATTGTCTACATAGTGACAGCCATTGTGGGAGTTGAGGCCTGGTATGCACCTTTCCTGTTTAATTTCTTATATAGAGACCTATTCACTGCAATGATTATTG CTTGTGCCCTCACTGTGACGCTGCCCATGAGCCTCTATAACTTCTACAA GGCCTATAAAAATAACACCTTGAAGCACCACTCTCTGTATGAGATCATGCTGCCACTGGtatccccagtgctgctgttcctgctcAGCACCACTTGGATCTTCATGTCCCCAACAGACATCTTGGAGGTTCATCCCAGGCTCTTCTATTTCATGGTTGGAACAGCCTTTGCTAACATTTCT TGCCAGCTGATTGTCTGTCAGATGAGCAGCACCCGGTGCCAGCCCCTCAACTGGATGCTGCTTCCcattgctgctgtgctgctcctggtggTGTCAGGCTTGGTGCCCAACAGTGAGACTCTGCTGCTCCACCTCCTGACTGCTCTGCTCACCCTGGCACACATCCACTACGGGGTGGTGGTG GTGAGCCAGCTCAGCAGGCACTTCAACATCCGGCCCTTCTCCCTGAAGAAGCCCACCCCGGACTGACtaggagcagaggaggagcagagggggctgCGGGCTGGGGCAGATCTGTAA
- the SELENOI gene encoding ethanolaminephosphotransferase 1 isoform X2, with protein sequence MEYVSAEQLAGFSKYKYSAVDSNPLSLYIMHPFWNTIVKIFPTWLAPNLITFSGFLLLVFNFFLMAYFDPDFYASAPDHQHVPNTVWVIVGILNFMAYTLDGVDGKQARRTNSSTPLGELFDHGLDSWACVFFVVTVYSTFGRGSTGVSVFVLYLLLWVVLFSFILSHWEKYNTGILFLPWGYDISQVTISIVYIVTAIVGVEAWYAPFLFNFLYRDLFTAMIIACALTVTLPMSLYNFYKAYKNNTLKHHSLYEIMLPLVSPVLLFLLSTTWIFMSPTDILEVHPRLFYFMVGTAFANISCQLIVCQMSSTRCQPLNWMLLPIAAVLLLVVSGLVPNSETLLLHLLTALLTLAHIHYGVVVVSQLSRHFNIRPFSLKKPTPD encoded by the exons TACAGCGCCGTGGACAGCAACCCCCTGTCCCTGTACATCATGCACCCCTTCTGGAACACCATAGTGAAG ATCTTCCCTACCTGGCTGGCCCCAAATTTGATCACGTTCTCTGGCTTCCTCCTGCTTGTCTTCAACTTCTTCCTCATGGCATACTTCGACCCTGACTTTTATGCTTCTG CTCCTGATCACCAGCACGTTCCAAACACAGTGTGGGTCATTGTGGGCATCCTCAACTTCATGGCCTACACCTTAG ATGGGGTTGATGGGAAGCAGGCTCGGCGCACCAACTCCAGCACCCCTCTGGGAGAGCTCTTTGACCACGGCCTGGACAGCTGGGCCTGTGTCTTCTTTGTGGTGACAGTCTACTCCACCTTTGGACGAGGCTCCACGGGCGTCAGCGTCTTCGTTCTCTACCTCCTCTTATGGGTGGTCTTGTTTTCATTCATCCTCTCCCACTGGGAGAAATATAACACAGGGATTCTCTTCCTGCCCTGGGGATATGACATCAGCCAGGTG ACCATTTCAATTGTCTACATAGTGACAGCCATTGTGGGAGTTGAGGCCTGGTATGCACCTTTCCTGTTTAATTTCTTATATAGAGACCTATTCACTGCAATGATTATTG CTTGTGCCCTCACTGTGACGCTGCCCATGAGCCTCTATAACTTCTACAA GGCCTATAAAAATAACACCTTGAAGCACCACTCTCTGTATGAGATCATGCTGCCACTGGtatccccagtgctgctgttcctgctcAGCACCACTTGGATCTTCATGTCCCCAACAGACATCTTGGAGGTTCATCCCAGGCTCTTCTATTTCATGGTTGGAACAGCCTTTGCTAACATTTCT TGCCAGCTGATTGTCTGTCAGATGAGCAGCACCCGGTGCCAGCCCCTCAACTGGATGCTGCTTCCcattgctgctgtgctgctcctggtggTGTCAGGCTTGGTGCCCAACAGTGAGACTCTGCTGCTCCACCTCCTGACTGCTCTGCTCACCCTGGCACACATCCACTACGGGGTGGTGGTG GTGAGCCAGCTCAGCAGGCACTTCAACATCCGGCCCTTCTCCCTGAAGAAGCCCACCCCGGACTGA